One part of the Candidatus Aminicenantes bacterium genome encodes these proteins:
- a CDS encoding class I SAM-dependent methyltransferase, whose amino-acid sequence MKWYEQFFDGVAMDFWKAAVPEEWTRAEVVFLKESLVLAPGSSVLDVPCGFGRHALALAAEGIRVRGIDIAPACVEEVNARAKAANLPAEAVLGDLAGVDLGGPFDGAYCLGNSFGYFDPDDMLGFCRRVAAALRPAGRFVIHTAMAAESVLPDFREREWITAGDITCLMANGYDSERSVVETHYTFIRDGRVEKRSSEHYVYTVGEIGRLLAASGFRVLCSVGSPDGTPFEFKDPQLYIIAEKR is encoded by the coding sequence ATGAAATGGTATGAACAGTTCTTCGACGGGGTAGCCATGGATTTCTGGAAGGCCGCCGTCCCCGAAGAATGGACTCGGGCCGAGGTAGTGTTTCTGAAGGAATCCCTTGTTCTTGCCCCCGGATCTTCGGTTTTGGACGTCCCTTGCGGCTTCGGCCGCCATGCTCTCGCCTTAGCGGCCGAGGGCATTCGGGTTCGCGGCATCGATATTGCCCCGGCCTGCGTCGAAGAGGTCAACGCGCGGGCTAAGGCGGCGAATCTGCCGGCCGAGGCCGTCCTGGGGGATTTGGCCGGGGTCGATCTGGGCGGACCCTTCGATGGCGCGTACTGCCTCGGCAACAGCTTCGGTTATTTTGATCCCGACGACATGCTCGGTTTCTGCCGGCGGGTGGCGGCCGCGCTGCGGCCGGCGGGCCGATTCGTCATCCATACGGCCATGGCCGCCGAGTCCGTCCTGCCCGATTTCCGGGAGCGGGAATGGATCACCGCCGGCGACATCACCTGCCTGATGGCCAACGGTTACGATAGCGAACGGAGCGTTGTTGAAACGCACTATACTTTCATACGGGACGGCCGAGTCGAGAAACGCTCGTCCGAGCACTATGTCTATACGGTGGGGGAGATCGGACGATTGCTTGCCGCGTCGGGATTTCGAGTGCTTTGCTCCGTCGGATCGCCCGACGGAACGCCCTTCGAATTCAAAGATCCCCAGCTCTACATCATCGCCGAAAAGCGCTGA
- a CDS encoding DMT family transporter produces the protein MDRRPFFAILVSAALFGVSPPLAKLLLRDTDPLVLAGLLYAGAGIGLTLYNQLRPRGSHAGSEPSPLNRKDAPWLAGAIVCGGIAAPILLLLGLSRLSGFSASLLLNLEGVATALLAVLLFGEPAGRRTWAALAAMTAAGFLMSWDVSAGRISALGVLLVLAAMAAWGADNNFTRMIADKNPVRIAQVKGLIAGAFSLGLAAWLGRPFPHWTYWLAGAALGAFSYGISLVLFIRALSGLGAFRTGAFFSLGPFVGAVLSLVLLREAPSWPLLPGVLLMLAGTALIVLERHGHAHHHDRLVHAHPHHHHDDHHNDHHSHHDPEPERLPGGRSSEEPSRGHVHEHSHEEREHSHAHWPDIHHRHGH, from the coding sequence ATGGACCGTCGGCCGTTCTTCGCCATTCTCGTCTCGGCCGCCCTCTTTGGGGTCAGCCCACCTCTGGCCAAGCTTTTGCTCCGCGACACCGACCCGCTCGTCCTGGCGGGATTGCTCTATGCCGGCGCCGGGATCGGCTTGACTCTTTATAATCAGTTGCGCCCTCGCGGCAGCCATGCAGGAAGCGAGCCGAGCCCTCTCAATCGCAAGGACGCACCTTGGCTGGCGGGGGCCATCGTCTGCGGGGGGATCGCGGCGCCTATCCTGCTGCTCCTCGGCCTGTCCCGGCTGAGCGGGTTTTCGGCCTCGCTCCTACTCAATCTGGAAGGCGTCGCTACGGCCCTGTTGGCCGTCCTTCTCTTCGGCGAACCGGCCGGCCGCCGGACCTGGGCGGCCTTGGCGGCCATGACGGCCGCCGGCTTCCTCATGAGCTGGGACGTCTCGGCCGGACGGATATCAGCGCTAGGCGTCCTGCTTGTCCTCGCGGCGATGGCCGCGTGGGGCGCCGACAACAACTTCACCCGCATGATCGCAGATAAGAACCCGGTCCGCATCGCCCAAGTCAAAGGGCTCATCGCCGGAGCTTTCTCTCTCGGCTTGGCCGCATGGCTCGGTCGGCCGTTCCCTCACTGGACGTATTGGCTGGCAGGCGCAGCGCTGGGCGCTTTCAGCTACGGCATCAGCCTGGTCCTTTTCATCCGGGCCCTATCGGGGTTGGGGGCATTCCGGACCGGAGCCTTCTTCAGCCTTGGCCCATTCGTCGGCGCCGTCCTTTCGCTGGTCCTGCTTCGGGAGGCGCCGTCATGGCCTCTCCTGCCGGGCGTTCTGCTGATGCTGGCAGGGACGGCGCTCATCGTCCTCGAACGCCATGGCCACGCTCATCACCACGACCGGCTCGTCCATGCCCACCCTCATCATCACCATGACGATCATCACAATGATCATCATAGTCATCATGATCCCGAGCCCGAGAGACTGCCGGGAGGGCGCTCATCCGAAGAGCCGAGCCGCGGGCATGTCCACGAACACAGCCATGAGGAGAGAGAGCACAGCCACGCCCACTGGCCGGACATCCACCACCGGCACGGGCATTAA
- a CDS encoding NADH:flavin oxidoreductase, whose protein sequence is MTQSPSDSPLFTPIKIGGMEIPNRFVRSATAEFMADEDGFVTDRLVGLFHDLAEGEVGLIITGHAFIRPDGKAGPFQTAVYDDRFLPGLKRISSTVHAFPSRIFLQLAHAGRQTKVKLVGGEPISPSAVFEPTFKLTPREVTPVEIESLKNDFIQAARRAREAGFDGVQIHCAHGYLLGSFLSPHTNRRTDDWGGSTAKRARIVLEIIAGIKAICGSLFPVIAKLNSEDFLASGLQVEESLEIAGLLQGAGLDGLEISGGMTEAGKGSIWLGVRPEEEEGYFVDAAARFKKVLRIPVFGLGGNRTFARMEAIIRDGRADLVSLSRPFIREPRLVRDFRLGRIKKSSCISCSKCLNPRGITCGELKVQSRKG, encoded by the coding sequence ATGACCCAATCTCCGTCCGATTCGCCTCTATTCACGCCGATCAAGATCGGTGGGATGGAAATACCCAATCGCTTCGTCCGCTCGGCCACAGCCGAGTTCATGGCCGACGAAGACGGTTTCGTTACCGATCGACTCGTCGGCCTATTCCATGATCTCGCCGAAGGCGAGGTCGGGCTGATCATCACCGGGCACGCTTTTATCCGGCCCGACGGCAAAGCCGGGCCCTTCCAGACGGCGGTCTATGACGATCGGTTCCTCCCCGGCCTCAAGCGGATCTCCTCTACCGTCCACGCCTTCCCGAGCCGCATCTTCCTTCAGCTCGCCCATGCCGGCCGCCAGACCAAGGTCAAACTGGTCGGCGGGGAGCCGATCAGTCCTTCGGCCGTGTTCGAGCCGACGTTCAAGCTGACGCCGCGGGAAGTCACTCCAGTCGAGATCGAGAGCCTCAAGAACGATTTTATCCAGGCCGCCCGTCGGGCCCGCGAAGCCGGGTTCGACGGGGTCCAAATCCATTGCGCCCACGGCTACCTCCTCGGCAGCTTTCTCTCGCCCCACACCAACCGACGGACGGACGACTGGGGCGGTTCCACGGCCAAAAGGGCTCGGATCGTCCTCGAGATTATCGCCGGCATCAAGGCGATTTGCGGCAGCCTATTCCCGGTCATCGCCAAGCTCAATTCGGAAGACTTCCTGGCTTCGGGACTTCAGGTCGAGGAGAGCCTCGAGATCGCCGGGCTCCTTCAAGGCGCCGGCTTGGACGGCCTCGAAATCAGCGGCGGCATGACCGAAGCCGGAAAGGGATCGATCTGGCTGGGGGTGCGCCCGGAGGAGGAGGAAGGCTACTTCGTGGACGCCGCGGCCCGATTCAAGAAAGTCCTGCGCATCCCGGTCTTCGGCTTGGGCGGGAATCGGACTTTCGCCCGGATGGAAGCGATCATCCGCGACGGCCGGGCCGATCTGGTGTCTTTGAGCCGGCCATTCATCCGGGAGCCTCGGTTGGTGAGGGATTTTCGCCTCGGCCGTATTAAAAAATCCTCCTGCATCTCCTGCAGCAAGTGCCTCAACCCACGCGGCATCACCTGCGGCGAGCTCAAGGTGCAATCCAGGAAGGGGTGA
- a CDS encoding sigma-70 family RNA polymerase sigma factor produces MDEQQLIALVRDGDERAFAEIVQVYKDRIVNFLFQMTGDYQKAVDLSQETFLRVYFKADKYRPIAPLSSWIYAIASNLAKTDIKKRRRMPLVSFEELPPTADLSTPSREASDSGLSANLRQALAKLNPRYRIPVLLKDVEGYSQEEIARIIQRPVGTVKARISRGRMMLKKSLESARQDAAGLPKTEIIDEQL; encoded by the coding sequence ATGGACGAACAACAGCTGATCGCCCTCGTCAGGGACGGCGACGAGCGGGCCTTCGCCGAGATAGTACAAGTCTACAAGGACAGAATTGTGAACTTTCTCTTCCAGATGACCGGCGATTACCAGAAGGCCGTCGACCTTTCCCAGGAGACGTTCCTCCGGGTCTATTTCAAGGCCGACAAGTACCGGCCGATCGCCCCTCTCTCGTCCTGGATCTACGCCATCGCCTCCAACTTGGCCAAGACGGATATCAAGAAAAGGCGGCGGATGCCGCTGGTCTCGTTCGAAGAGCTCCCGCCCACCGCGGATTTGAGCACGCCGAGCCGCGAAGCGTCCGATTCCGGCCTCTCGGCGAACCTCCGGCAAGCCTTGGCCAAGCTCAACCCGCGCTACCGCATCCCCGTCCTGCTCAAGGATGTCGAAGGCTATTCCCAAGAAGAGATCGCCCGCATCATTCAGCGGCCGGTGGGGACCGTCAAGGCCCGTATCAGCCGGGGCCGAATGATGCTCAAGAAGTCCCTGGAATCGGCCCGTCAAGACGCGGCCGGACTGCCCAAAACGGAGATCATCGATGAACAGCTTTGA
- a CDS encoding PDZ domain-containing protein translates to MNHRFKTLAALALALAVAGPAFTGTRTAIDEKRVEEIIKMTAPSVVKVEARNGIRKIATGIVIDKDGTIVTTALISPRDQTIQVTTADGKVYQAIFKGFDTQTGIAVIQAKGAALTPLGLGKTGDLRPGVWIGVVGLSPEHTPSITQGIVSSASPDKARLNVWVVPGSSGAPVVSAEGKMVGLLRGAYFDDASVAFEFREGTTVGSGFAVSRGEAPSAGMALAIPVDLVISVATDIRKNGKVMRGWMGVSVDVSEGPLVVAVVDPKSPAEQAKIKVGDVLIKFEGKDLTNGNALAQEIRSRKPGAEVTLKIERDGKPLDVKVKLGEYSEANAQRELEILFPQLFPQITTRPQDRNPYAPVPGNPLSSYRWEKRKYIGVSLEPMNPELAEAWGAKDGYGLLVTALESEGAAKKAGIKVGDILLKADGKKVESVNDLSALLQDKKKGDKVKIDFVRDKKTMALDVEVTEDESVGVQFLHRSPEEPGSSEIPGRPAEKEAPGGFSKSTSKSESAARDIVRQFESEFNGSRNWTTSPSPDLLRIMRNGKTIIWI, encoded by the coding sequence ATGAACCATCGGTTCAAAACTCTTGCGGCCCTCGCCCTCGCCCTGGCTGTCGCCGGACCGGCTTTTACCGGCACCCGGACGGCCATCGACGAGAAGAGGGTCGAGGAAATCATCAAAATGACGGCGCCCTCGGTCGTCAAGGTCGAGGCCCGCAACGGCATCCGCAAGATTGCCACGGGAATCGTCATCGACAAGGACGGGACGATCGTTACGACGGCGCTCATCTCGCCGCGGGACCAGACGATCCAGGTCACCACGGCCGACGGCAAGGTCTACCAGGCGATTTTCAAAGGCTTCGATACCCAGACGGGCATCGCCGTCATTCAGGCTAAAGGAGCGGCCCTGACCCCGCTCGGTCTGGGCAAGACCGGTGACCTGCGGCCGGGCGTCTGGATCGGGGTCGTCGGGCTGTCGCCCGAGCATACGCCCTCGATCACCCAGGGCATCGTCAGCTCGGCCTCGCCCGACAAGGCGCGGTTGAACGTCTGGGTCGTCCCCGGCTCGAGCGGGGCTCCCGTCGTCAGCGCCGAAGGCAAGATGGTCGGGCTGCTGCGGGGCGCCTACTTCGACGATGCCTCGGTGGCCTTCGAGTTCCGGGAAGGCACGACGGTCGGCTCCGGCTTTGCCGTCAGCCGCGGCGAGGCTCCCTCGGCGGGCATGGCCCTGGCCATCCCGGTCGACCTGGTCATTTCTGTCGCGACCGATATCCGCAAAAACGGCAAGGTCATGCGCGGCTGGATGGGCGTTTCGGTGGATGTCTCCGAAGGCCCGCTGGTGGTGGCCGTAGTCGATCCCAAGAGCCCGGCCGAGCAGGCCAAGATCAAGGTCGGCGACGTCCTCATCAAATTCGAGGGCAAAGACTTGACCAACGGCAACGCCCTGGCCCAGGAGATCCGCTCCCGCAAACCGGGCGCCGAAGTCACGCTCAAGATCGAACGCGACGGCAAGCCCTTGGACGTCAAGGTCAAGCTGGGCGAGTACAGCGAGGCCAACGCCCAGCGCGAGCTGGAGATCCTCTTCCCGCAGCTCTTCCCACAGATCACCACCCGGCCCCAGGACAGAAATCCGTACGCTCCGGTGCCCGGCAACCCGCTGTCCTCCTACCGCTGGGAGAAGCGCAAATATATCGGCGTCTCCCTGGAGCCGATGAACCCCGAGCTGGCCGAGGCCTGGGGCGCCAAGGACGGCTACGGCCTGCTGGTCACTGCCCTGGAGTCCGAAGGCGCAGCCAAGAAGGCCGGGATCAAGGTCGGCGACATCCTCCTCAAGGCCGACGGCAAGAAAGTCGAGTCCGTGAACGATTTGAGTGCCCTGTTGCAGGACAAAAAGAAAGGCGACAAGGTTAAAATCGATTTCGTTCGGGACAAGAAGACGATGGCGCTGGACGTCGAAGTGACCGAGGACGAATCGGTTGGTGTCCAGTTTCTGCATCGCTCGCCCGAGGAGCCTGGGTCAAGTGAAATCCCGGGTCGGCCGGCCGAGAAGGAAGCGCCGGGGGGCTTCTCCAAGTCGACTTCCAAGTCGGAAAGCGCCGCCCGGGACATCGTCAGACAGTTCGAGTCCGAGTTCAACGGTTCTCGCAATTGGACCACATCGCCCAGCCCGGACCTGCTGCGGATCATGCGCAACGGCAAGACGATCATCTGGATTTGA
- a CDS encoding RNA methyltransferase, which yields MTTPERLARIKSVLGFRQPDLRIVLERIDNPHNASAVLRTCDAAGIMAIDVIGSGDDPMPINNAITTRADKWLKVDFHPTTEACLAGLKKQGFAVAVTHLGPDSVPYTSLDFTRPTAVVFGGERDGISEAALVAADHKIKIPMFGMVQSLNLSVSVGIIVYEAIRQRLGSGFFDNPRLSPAELEDYLDRWSDL from the coding sequence ATGACGACGCCCGAACGACTGGCCCGGATCAAGAGCGTGCTGGGATTCCGCCAGCCGGACCTCCGGATCGTGCTGGAGAGGATCGATAACCCCCACAACGCCAGCGCCGTTTTGCGGACCTGCGACGCGGCCGGGATCATGGCCATCGACGTCATCGGTTCGGGCGACGATCCCATGCCCATCAACAACGCCATCACCACCCGGGCCGACAAGTGGCTGAAAGTCGATTTTCATCCCACGACCGAAGCCTGCCTGGCGGGGCTGAAAAAGCAAGGCTTTGCGGTGGCCGTCACGCATCTCGGCCCGGATTCGGTTCCCTACACCAGCCTGGATTTCACTCGTCCTACGGCCGTCGTCTTTGGCGGCGAAAGAGACGGGATCTCGGAAGCGGCGCTGGTCGCGGCCGACCATAAGATCAAGATTCCGATGTTCGGCATGGTCCAGAGCCTGAACCTGTCCGTCTCGGTGGGGATCATCGTCTACGAAGCCATCCGCCAACGGCTGGGAAGTGGCTTCTTCGACAATCCGCGGCTCTCCCCCGCCGAGCTCGAGGACTATCTCGACCGCTGGTCCGATCTCTGA
- a CDS encoding isoprenylcysteine carboxylmethyltransferase family protein: protein MPETKLMRTLYRWRVRSGPLALLAVTITAAPTVRSLLIGAAVAALGLTVRAWAAGHIRKEKALAVTGPYRHSRNPLYVGNFILGVGIAVATNSWWGVLAFAIYFGLFYPLVILEERDRMRRIFPDQYGAFEKSVPLFFPRIKPAPANGEWRFHWSQYRRNKEYRALAGTILTWGLLILKMLFLPNLHP, encoded by the coding sequence ATGCCTGAAACAAAGCTGATGCGGACGCTCTACCGCTGGCGGGTCCGGTCGGGACCGCTGGCGCTCCTGGCGGTCACCATCACGGCGGCTCCTACGGTCCGCTCCCTTCTGATTGGCGCCGCCGTCGCCGCGCTCGGCCTGACTGTTCGCGCCTGGGCGGCGGGGCATATCCGCAAGGAGAAAGCCCTGGCCGTGACAGGCCCCTACCGCCACAGCCGCAACCCGCTTTACGTCGGCAACTTCATTCTCGGAGTCGGCATCGCCGTAGCCACGAATTCCTGGTGGGGTGTTCTGGCCTTCGCTATCTACTTCGGGCTGTTCTACCCGCTCGTCATCCTCGAGGAGCGGGACCGGATGCGCCGGATCTTCCCCGACCAGTACGGCGCCTTCGAAAAATCTGTGCCGCTTTTCTTCCCCCGGATCAAGCCCGCACCCGCCAACGGCGAGTGGCGGTTCCACTGGAGCCAATATCGCCGCAATAAAGAGTATCGGGCTCTCGCCGGGACGATCTTAACCTGGGGCCTCTTGATCCTGAAGATGCTCTTCCTCCCGAATCTTCATCCCTGA